Genomic DNA from Hordeum vulgare subsp. vulgare chromosome 2H, MorexV3_pseudomolecules_assembly, whole genome shotgun sequence:
TCGAACTCGTTATCTGGTGAGAGGAAAAGGAATGTCACAAGTCAGGAGGTTTGAAAAACGCAGCAGGTATAGGAGGAGTCGTGGACAAACGACAGAACGATTAGAGTTTGGTTAGAATTACGAAGCACCATCTTTTTCAATGTTATAAATTAGAATTAGGTACATAGCATTGTTCTAGAGAGAACATGAATCTAGGCACTCTAGTCCGTAACCACCATGACATGGTACAAAGAAGTTATCATTTACTTTGCTCCGGCATGGTAATTACAGGCAGACAATAATAAATGTCCTTCAGGTTGCACTTCAGCTTTAAtgctttcatttatttatttacaGTGAAGGAACTGAATCATaaattaatactccctccgtcccaaaataagtgtctcaactttgtactagctctagtacaaagttatagtacgcctgagacacttattttgggatggagggaataGAGAGCAAGAAAGCATAGAAAAATTCAATTTGTTGAACCGACAGTTTTGTAAAACATATTTCGATTGTGGTTGGAGAATGATGGTCTATCATGTaccacagaaaataataacaagaatTATTCTTCATAAAGACACTTTGTACAAAAGAAGCAGTTGGTGGCAACAACCATTGCTACAAAAATGATGACTATGCCCGGTTGCTACTCAGCGTCAGAACCGAAGGAACACAAAGCAATAGCTCAAAAACAGACAAGAAGCAAAACATTGAGTGCATAAGGGTCAAACATCAAGCCAAATGATACTAGAAAAGAACCTTTTCTCAATGCCAATGCAACGACAGCGTCATTCTCCACCTGCACAAGTATCAAAATCAATTTAAGTCATGGAAGTAAAGGAAATGGGTTAAGCTGAATGGTGGCTTTGATCTGCAGATATAATTAATAAACTAAGGTTACACGAATCAAATTGTACCATGCCTACAGAATATTATTCCCTCTGTGAATACTGAATACTAGGCAAATGTGTTCTCCAACAAGTAATATATATTTGTACCTTTTGATCAGCCAGCGTCTTGGAGTCATCCAATATATTGTTGGTAGCCAACAAGATCAACCTCTGGTTATTGGGAGGGTGGTCTGTTATCGACTGCAACTTCTGTTTGATATTCAAAATTGTCTCTGTTGGATCACACTGTATGAAGTAGGTAGTCTTGTTCCGCTTGACTCGAATATACATGCTTGCAACCCTGCATCAGAGAGATATGCCCAGAATCATCAGCCAAACAGGGATATACCATGCTTATACCTATCTAAAGCAATCTTCACTACTCGACGCGTTGTCAGATCATTATCTTGTTAAGCATAAGATTTGCGTCTCAACATTCATATTCACAATTCTGTGGATCACGGAGTTTTTCTTTGGACATGCGAAGACCGAAGATATTCACGGAAAGTACAATCTGCTGGAAAAGCACCAACAAATCCTACAGCAAGAGCAATACAGATCACCGAGCATGTCAGAGCTAAGACAACGGCTCCTTTAATCGGCCGTGGTGTCATGTATATTCCACTTATTGTAGCAAAATCCTTAAgaatctactccctctgttcctaaatataagaccttctagagatttcactatatactacatacggatgtatgtagtcatattttagagtgtagattcactcattttactccgtatgtagtctataatcaaaactctaaaaggtcttatatttcggaacggagggagtattgagCATGCATGTTTTAGTCCCCTTTTCAGCTTATATACCTTGCAGGAAAATCTTAGTACATGTGATTTCACCAAAAAGTAACTAAGAGAAAATCTTAGCCTAAGGTGCACCAAGCACCAAAGGCTAGTCATACCAGGATAAACAACACGGGCGAAGTGCGATAACTGAACAAATCCTTTACTGCATGGGACACCAAATCAGCGAATATCTAATGTAATTCTACGGGTTCTTTCGCCCCAGCAGCACTAGCGCGGAGCCTCGCGGAACAATTTCCATGCGCGACTGGTCAAGCACGAAAACAAACGGGCTAGATGCCTCGCCTCGTCTCGCGGCTACTTCCGAGAGCTGCTCGAACGCAAGGGGGGCTTGCCAGATTCGTCCGCGGAGGAAGGAGACGCACCTGAGCGATCTGTGCTTCGGTTGCCGGCGGGgatatgggggggggggggggatcggcGGATCCGGCCGGAGTCGGTGGGGCGAGCGGGGACGGGGACGGGGGCGCGGCGCGGGGGAGCGAGGCCGGTGGTGGATCGTTGCGTGGCTGGAAGCGAGGGGAGCGTCGAGAAGAGGAGACAGGGAGGACGGACGGACGGTCGCCGCTGCCGCCGTTCGTTTAGTGGGCCGTACGGTGGTGGGCCGCCGACTACGAGGCGGGCGCCCACGGGCTAAGAAGCTGTAAGTGATGATTTTCTTCGTGGTTCAAATCCGAACGAATTTTGGGCCTGGAGCATCTCTAACACCCGTAAAAGACCCCGAATAGTAAAATAACCATCGTTTTACACCTTTAGAGCAACTCGAAGACCCAAACGGCCGCCCGCTCAACATTCGTCCTTTTTAAGATTTAGGTCGACAATGTGTTCAACGTCCGTGATCCATTTTATGTTCGCGCACATATTTGAAAAGTAGATCAAGTCAACGATCATGCCGTCACCCAAAGTTCATGCCGACATCATGTCAACGGCCGGCATACAATGCCAGCTTCAGAAAACAGTTCATGCTGGCGCACTTGCTAGCGGCCGACACACATACCAACACACAAAAAAGAACGAAAGTTCGACCATGCCATCATGTTTGTGATCATGCCAGCACATTTGCCAGCATATAAAGAAAGATGACGCGGGCGGGGGAGCGAGGTCGGTGGTGGATCGTTGTGCGGCTGGAAGCGAGGGTAGCGTCGAGAAGAGGAGACATGGGGACAGACGGACGGGAGCTCCTACATGTCGCTCTTTGCGGCAGGGAGTCCTGCTCCGCACAGGGTGGCGCCCCCGACGGGGCCGACCCGGCTTcgtttcctttttttctgttacttttttccttttctgcttatttcctttttctccattttccttttattttgtatttgaagcaaaaacattttttgaatttgaagaacaattttgaaaaaccatgaacaaatttggaagcccaaacaattttttaaaacaccaacattttttaaatcttgaaaacaaaattttaagacggagaataattttgaaaaactCCGAACAAATTTAAAAGcacaaaaacatttttaaaagcacgaattgtttttgaattttgagaagaaattatgaaactgagaataattttgaaaaatcctgaacaaatttggaagcgcgatcaATTTTTTAAaggacaaacattttttgaatcttgagaacaaaattttgaaaccgacaacaattttgaaaaaacccaaacaaatttggaagcgcggacaatttttaaagcacaaacatttttttaaatcttgagaacaaaatttgaaatcgagaacaattttgaaaaatcctgaacaaatttggaagcgcgaacaattttaaAAGAACAGGAACATATTTCTAATTCaggaacaaaattttaaaattgtGATTGTTTTTTGAAAATGAGAGCATGTTTTGAAATTTCGAAGCAAAATTTAGAAAatgggaatatttttgaaaatgtgaacatttttagaatctgcgaacaaattttgaaaccaaaacattttttcaaattgtgaacaaattttaagaaatgaacaaatttcaaattcgtGAAGAAAATTATAAAAGTGTAACATTTTTGGATTTgggaacaaattttaaaataacAGGAACATATTTCTAAttcgtgaaattttttgt
This window encodes:
- the LOC123425032 gene encoding ubiquitin-like; translation: MYIRVKRNKTTYFIQCDPTETILNIKQKLQSITDHPPNNQRLILLATNNILDDSKTLADQKVENDAVVALALRKDNEFEEVSIADPSDFLVSS